The following nucleotide sequence is from bacterium.
CGGCGTGCCGACCTTCCGCGACAAGGACGGGCTTTGGGACAAGTACGACGTTACCACGCTCGCCACGCCTGAAGCGTTCGAGGAAGACCCCGCGTTCGTCTGGCAATGGTACGACTGGCGCAGGCAGAAAGTGAAAGGCGTCAAGCCCAATCCCGGGCATTACGCGATCGCGGAGCTTGAAAAGCTGGCCAGGGCGCGCGGCGCGGAATTCACGCTGATCACGCAAAACATAGACAACCTGCACAATCTGGCGGGCAGTGAAAACGTGCTGGAGCTGCACGGCAACATATGGAAAGCGCGGCGCTGGGGCACCGGGCCGGACGACGCAAGCGTGCGCGAATTCCACGAATGCCCGCTCGCCGAATGCCCGCCGCGGGATGCGGACGGCGCAATTTTGCGCCCGCACATCGTCTGGTTCGGCGAGATGCTGTCCGTGCATGTCATC
It contains:
- a CDS encoding NAD-dependent deacylase, whose translation is MSTPELLSQPGRERAIAAAALACASAKHLVVLTGAGVSAESGVPTFRDKDGLWDKYDVTTLATPEAFEEDPAFVWQWYDWRRQKVKGVKPNPGHYAIAELEKLARARGAEFTLITQNIDNLHNLAGSENVLELHGNIWKARRWGTGPDDASVREFHECPLAECPPRDADGAILRPHIVWFGEMLSVHVIRAAEAAAVECDAMLVVGTSNVVYPAAALPYSVLRRRGTVVEINPGVTPLTCDATISIRAESGSALPEIVAAMREM